The proteins below come from a single Oncorhynchus gorbuscha isolate QuinsamMale2020 ecotype Even-year unplaced genomic scaffold, OgorEven_v1.0 Un_scaffold_855, whole genome shotgun sequence genomic window:
- the LOC124020559 gene encoding sperm-associated antigen 17-like isoform X2 produces MWKSRIEQHRQELDQEKIYREALRNRIIPPYFRSEKGAGFEYSEVPDMRSLSQDLPPFPNTPNSQNYLRDAPQETAQRPLNPTPSHAAGSDALPRRPTNPTPQTAGDSSHGASTVKQQHGGGIGPGSTQVDVAGNPRRHRVKLPASILSSKPFSVPNQQFLCVEEPVRRKVKTVSVTGGQQLAARGFELLPAEVQFGTLKEGCSYSVPVLMKNVGFHTCRFSVKQPSPGTGIRVIYTPGPVAAGMKTELQVELHAMTTGLEESAEGEVYISHHIHIKTETEIFYLPVLATILPERLYDTRTKDHTNGLQTGVSKVRLISSTPSVRRGVVLPLRPLLSTTGEIESDGLRRLI; encoded by the exons ACAGGAGCTGGACCAGGAGAAGATTTACAGAGAGGCTCTAAGGAACAGAATCATTCCTCCTTATTTCCGCTCAGAGAAAGGAGCAGGTTTCGAGTACTCTGAG GTCCCTGATATGAGATCTCTGTCTCAGGACCTTCCTCCATTCCCCAACACTCCCAACTCCCAGAACTACCTCAGAGATGCCCctcaggagacag CCCAGCGACCTTTGAACCCCACGCCCTCTCACGCAGCAGGAAGTGATGCGCTGCCTAGGAGACCCACCAACCCCACTCCTCAAACTGCAG GGGACAGCTCTCATGGTGCCTCTACAGTGAAGcaacagcatggtggtggtattgGGCCTGGCAGTACCCAGGTGGACGTGGCAGGGAACCCACGCAGACACAGAGTCAAGCTGCCAGCCTCCATCCTCAGCTCCAAACCCTTCAGCGTGCCCAAccagcag TTCCTGTGTGTAGAGGAGccggtgaggaggaaggtgaAGACTGTGTCTGTGACAGGGGGGCAGCAACTCGCCGCACGGGGGTTTGAGCTCCTCCCAGCAGAGGTCCAGTTTGGGACCCTAAAGGAGGGCTGCAGCTACAGTGTCCCCGTGCTCATGAAGAACGTGGGCTTCCACACCTGCAG GTTCAGTGTGAAACAGCCGTCCCCTGGTACTGGAATCAGAGTCATCTACACCCCTGGACCT GTGGCTGCTGGGATGAAGACTGAGCTTCAGGTGGAGCTGCATGCCATGACTACAGGTCTGGAGGAGTCTGCAGAGGGAGAGGTCTACATCTCACACCACATCCACATCAAGACTGAGACTGAGATCTTCTACCTGCCTGTCTTAGCTA CCATCCTCCCCGAGCGTCTGTATGACACCAGGACCAAGGATCATACCAACGGGCTCCAGACAGGGGTATCCAAGGTCCGCCtcatctcctccaccccctcagtcAGACGTGGAGTGGTCCTCCCTCTCAGACCTCTTCTCTCCACCACCG GTGAAATTGAATCAGACGGATTGAGACGACTTATATAA
- the LOC124020559 gene encoding sperm-associated antigen 17-like isoform X1, with protein sequence MWKSRIEQHRQELDQEKIYREALRNRIIPPYFRSEKGAGFEYSEVPDMRSLSQDLPPFPNTPNSQNYLRDAPQETAAQRPLNPTPSHAAGSDALPRRPTNPTPQTAGDSSHGASTVKQQHGGGIGPGSTQVDVAGNPRRHRVKLPASILSSKPFSVPNQQFLCVEEPVRRKVKTVSVTGGQQLAARGFELLPAEVQFGTLKEGCSYSVPVLMKNVGFHTCRFSVKQPSPGTGIRVIYTPGPVAAGMKTELQVELHAMTTGLEESAEGEVYISHHIHIKTETEIFYLPVLATILPERLYDTRTKDHTNGLQTGVSKVRLISSTPSVRRGVVLPLRPLLSTTGEIESDGLRRLI encoded by the exons ACAGGAGCTGGACCAGGAGAAGATTTACAGAGAGGCTCTAAGGAACAGAATCATTCCTCCTTATTTCCGCTCAGAGAAAGGAGCAGGTTTCGAGTACTCTGAG GTCCCTGATATGAGATCTCTGTCTCAGGACCTTCCTCCATTCCCCAACACTCCCAACTCCCAGAACTACCTCAGAGATGCCCctcaggagacag CAGCCCAGCGACCTTTGAACCCCACGCCCTCTCACGCAGCAGGAAGTGATGCGCTGCCTAGGAGACCCACCAACCCCACTCCTCAAACTGCAG GGGACAGCTCTCATGGTGCCTCTACAGTGAAGcaacagcatggtggtggtattgGGCCTGGCAGTACCCAGGTGGACGTGGCAGGGAACCCACGCAGACACAGAGTCAAGCTGCCAGCCTCCATCCTCAGCTCCAAACCCTTCAGCGTGCCCAAccagcag TTCCTGTGTGTAGAGGAGccggtgaggaggaaggtgaAGACTGTGTCTGTGACAGGGGGGCAGCAACTCGCCGCACGGGGGTTTGAGCTCCTCCCAGCAGAGGTCCAGTTTGGGACCCTAAAGGAGGGCTGCAGCTACAGTGTCCCCGTGCTCATGAAGAACGTGGGCTTCCACACCTGCAG GTTCAGTGTGAAACAGCCGTCCCCTGGTACTGGAATCAGAGTCATCTACACCCCTGGACCT GTGGCTGCTGGGATGAAGACTGAGCTTCAGGTGGAGCTGCATGCCATGACTACAGGTCTGGAGGAGTCTGCAGAGGGAGAGGTCTACATCTCACACCACATCCACATCAAGACTGAGACTGAGATCTTCTACCTGCCTGTCTTAGCTA CCATCCTCCCCGAGCGTCTGTATGACACCAGGACCAAGGATCATACCAACGGGCTCCAGACAGGGGTATCCAAGGTCCGCCtcatctcctccaccccctcagtcAGACGTGGAGTGGTCCTCCCTCTCAGACCTCTTCTCTCCACCACCG GTGAAATTGAATCAGACGGATTGAGACGACTTATATAA